A DNA window from Maribellus comscasis contains the following coding sequences:
- a CDS encoding SusC/RagA family TonB-linked outer membrane protein, with the protein MKKLKIYSFSASGKGRKLILIMNLTLIGLLLGFMQVLGNDLYPGESENMTSTQSGLAFDQQAVTGKVTDDSGEAVPGATIIEKGTSNGTVSDFDGNYSIVPETDSPVLVFSFVGMISQEIQVGGQTQINVTMQADYIGIEEVVAIGYGTMKKSDLTGSVSSVTPEKLVDRPVVNVGQALQNKVAGVQVIRQAAGDPGGRPQIRIRGTNSINSSNDPLFVVDGIVGVLNALQNLDPEDIESMDILKDASATAIYGTRGANGVIIITTKRGTTGDVTVNYNGSVSVGIKTRYNYAVDADQFMYLYEQAFNNTPKYGNLVSTKDFRGPNAAGLSWSEMPWLFEQVAQGAYLPGLDFQGNDGNYYKPIFNTILEDEVFRDAFSYKNHVEISGGTEKGRYSLTLGNNNVEGLLKESYNNRLNLRATMDVELSEWLDMSANIAYAKSKQDRMSSDMMRNTSEYFAILPAYRYPNDPEIYGAYAGTWPTARDFNVGENRPGSTFMLDQEEGYYKQDEFTGAIELTAQITPDLTFRTNFSVDNRNQTSRYYAGDYQGRRNSDARGEHWLWQYWQSENYFNYNKTIGDHQVTGLIGLSWSENTYDYVYARAYKFSSNFYQWNNLGAGSNPSSVASSNTRGALNSYFARATYSYLDKYMLTATGRVDGSSKFGTNNKYAFFPSVGLAWRISQEGFLADSETISNLKLRLSAGQTGNQEVGNFITQTYISSTNVLLANGLNSGLYPGSTGNDDLKWETTTQYDVGVDVGLIKNRINFTVDFYHKLTTDMLFNLPLPQSTTTGSAYVNFGSVKNTGVEFTLNTVNIQKRDLTWQTQFNISANKNEITELGPTGADIYTDTGAGNGTSVYRVGEPIGSFFGLNRMGTWGTDEAVEAARYGRLPGDLKFEDVNQDGKIELLTDGDVIGHSYPKFYGGLNNTFTYKNFDASIDIMFVGGVDKAIVHESAEDRQFVNGMMNAVLDGWRPDHQETMIAQVRAGNAGARYDSYPDTHMIWNAAYIRGQNAQIGYTIPGNLGGIERLRVYATADNFFLWTAVELPAYDPEGSAIQKINTRVPNIDKYMHPVPTTFSLGVNVTF; encoded by the coding sequence ATGAAAAAACTTAAGATTTATTCTTTCTCTGCCAGTGGAAAAGGAAGAAAATTAATATTAATTATGAACCTAACGCTGATTGGCCTTCTGTTAGGATTTATGCAGGTTCTTGGGAATGATTTATATCCCGGAGAGTCAGAAAACATGACCAGCACCCAATCCGGATTGGCTTTTGACCAACAAGCCGTTACGGGTAAAGTTACCGACGACAGCGGAGAGGCAGTGCCAGGTGCAACGATAATTGAAAAGGGAACGTCTAACGGTACCGTTTCAGATTTCGACGGAAATTATTCAATAGTCCCTGAAACTGATTCCCCGGTTTTAGTATTTTCGTTTGTAGGTATGATTTCCCAGGAAATTCAGGTAGGCGGACAAACTCAAATTAATGTAACAATGCAAGCCGACTACATTGGCATTGAAGAAGTTGTTGCCATTGGTTACGGTACGATGAAAAAAAGTGACTTAACGGGTTCTGTGTCCAGCGTAACACCCGAAAAACTGGTTGACAGGCCAGTTGTCAACGTTGGGCAAGCACTGCAAAACAAAGTCGCAGGTGTTCAGGTAATCAGGCAAGCTGCCGGTGATCCGGGCGGCAGGCCTCAAATCCGAATCAGGGGTACAAACTCTATTAATTCCAGCAATGATCCTCTGTTTGTAGTGGATGGAATTGTTGGTGTGCTAAATGCCTTGCAAAACCTCGATCCTGAAGATATTGAATCTATGGATATCTTAAAAGATGCTTCGGCTACTGCTATTTACGGTACACGTGGAGCAAACGGTGTTATTATCATAACAACCAAGCGTGGAACTACAGGCGATGTAACGGTCAACTATAATGGTTCAGTCTCAGTTGGTATCAAGACAAGATACAACTACGCAGTAGATGCCGACCAGTTTATGTACCTTTATGAACAGGCATTTAACAATACGCCTAAGTATGGAAACCTGGTATCAACAAAGGATTTTCGTGGCCCAAATGCAGCAGGATTATCATGGTCAGAGATGCCATGGCTGTTTGAACAAGTTGCTCAGGGTGCTTATTTACCAGGACTTGACTTTCAGGGTAACGATGGAAACTATTATAAACCAATATTTAACACAATCCTGGAAGATGAAGTTTTCAGAGACGCTTTTTCATATAAAAACCATGTTGAAATAAGCGGCGGGACGGAAAAAGGAAGATACTCTTTAACTTTAGGTAATAACAACGTGGAAGGGCTCTTGAAAGAATCATACAACAACCGGTTGAATCTAAGAGCGACCATGGACGTTGAACTTTCCGAATGGCTCGATATGAGCGCCAACATAGCATATGCAAAAAGTAAACAGGACAGAATGAGTAGTGATATGATGCGAAATACTTCGGAATATTTTGCTATTCTGCCGGCATATCGGTATCCTAATGATCCTGAAATATATGGAGCTTATGCGGGAACATGGCCTACTGCCAGGGACTTTAATGTTGGTGAGAACCGGCCAGGTTCAACTTTTATGCTGGATCAGGAGGAAGGCTATTACAAGCAAGACGAATTTACCGGGGCCATTGAACTAACTGCTCAAATTACACCCGACCTGACTTTTAGAACAAACTTCTCTGTAGACAACAGGAATCAAACGAGTAGATATTATGCCGGAGATTACCAGGGCAGACGTAATTCAGATGCGAGAGGTGAACATTGGTTATGGCAATATTGGCAAAGCGAAAACTATTTCAACTATAATAAAACAATAGGAGATCATCAAGTAACCGGTTTGATTGGGCTTTCATGGTCTGAAAATACATATGACTATGTATATGCACGTGCATATAAGTTCTCTTCAAATTTTTACCAATGGAATAATTTAGGCGCCGGTAGTAATCCATCTTCAGTAGCCTCCAGCAATACCAGAGGTGCGTTAAACTCTTATTTTGCCCGTGCTACTTATAGCTACCTGGACAAATATATGTTAACAGCCACCGGGCGTGTCGACGGTTCATCAAAATTCGGAACAAACAACAAATATGCATTTTTCCCATCGGTTGGTCTTGCATGGAGAATCTCTCAGGAAGGTTTTTTAGCCGACAGCGAAACCATATCTAACCTTAAACTGCGTTTAAGCGCGGGACAAACCGGTAACCAGGAAGTTGGTAATTTTATAACACAAACGTATATTAGCAGCACCAATGTTTTATTGGCAAATGGCCTCAATTCAGGCCTTTACCCAGGCTCTACAGGTAATGATGACCTAAAATGGGAAACAACAACACAGTACGATGTCGGGGTAGATGTTGGGCTGATAAAAAACAGGATCAACTTCACTGTGGATTTCTATCACAAATTGACAACCGACATGTTATTTAATCTTCCATTGCCTCAATCAACTACAACAGGTAGCGCATACGTAAACTTTGGTTCGGTTAAAAACACCGGTGTCGAGTTCACATTGAACACGGTCAATATCCAAAAAAGGGACTTGACATGGCAAACTCAATTTAACATATCAGCTAATAAAAACGAGATTACGGAACTCGGTCCTACAGGTGCCGACATTTACACGGATACCGGAGCGGGTAACGGAACCAGCGTTTACAGAGTTGGAGAACCAATTGGATCATTTTTTGGATTGAACCGAATGGGAACCTGGGGCACAGACGAAGCAGTGGAAGCTGCCCGTTACGGAAGATTACCGGGAGACCTGAAATTTGAAGATGTTAATCAGGATGGTAAAATTGAGCTGCTGACTGACGGTGATGTAATTGGTCACTCATACCCGAAATTTTATGGTGGCCTGAACAATACATTTACTTATAAAAACTTTGATGCAAGTATCGACATTATGTTTGTAGGCGGAGTCGACAAAGCTATCGTGCATGAGTCTGCTGAAGACCGCCAGTTTGTAAATGGTATGATGAACGCAGTTTTGGATGGATGGCGTCCTGATCATCAGGAAACAATGATAGCCCAGGTTCGTGCCGGTAATGCTGGTGCACGTTACGATTCATACCCTGACACCCATATGATTTGGAACGCTGCCTACATTAGGGGGCAAAATGCTCAAATAGGTTATACCATTCCTGGAAACCTTGGCGGGATTGAGAGATTGAGAGTTTATGCCACTGCAGATAATTTCTTCTTGTGGACCGCAGTCGAACTTCCAGCTTATGATCCTGAAGGTAGTGCTATACAGAAAATTAATACCAGGGTTCCAAATATTGATAAATATATGCATCCGGTTCCTACCACCTTCAGTTTGGGCGTTAATGTCACTTTCTAA
- a CDS encoding RagB/SusD family nutrient uptake outer membrane protein has product MKYKLKNDIALRFTMLLVIFLIALGGCTEFLEEVPTDDLTTSADLTSIEYKEPFTIGPYRRLQNWTSGAGDWGNNIPSTMEYLTGGAYTDEPHVQFNKYATNQVTGSLLDVYNNPWYYWYSGVQDCNLSIQQLPLIDMSESELNEALGEVRTLRAFYYFCIVRYWGDAILVTEPITDVWETELPRTSLKTIYDEVIIPDLEFAVQNLSAGRSTDGRVTQDVARAILADVYMTVAGYPYQEVATNPGTDWCGTGAWSMTEYPVASGLEFLQKAQTQLNALYNNVYTLGTYDDLRDPAMDNLGEAIFQVQFDAQLGGNGLLQPSLPLLSAITPSEENGTFTPWVGYYNSYSDDDLRKQERQFFFTYDYLYSNPSERVDFDVPYLYKQYVEAAVKSTDGSGLNWSHYRYGDILLMLTEVNWALKELGQSVSDNDIIKGINEIRERALLPAYTASEVGLKEILAERAYELIFENKMLWDQRRTRKCVVYGDGEISAIQNFVGHQPAIFNFAFAPMHLLSPIPGNEIARNGLSQQNSGYLPTQN; this is encoded by the coding sequence ATGAAATACAAATTAAAAAACGATATAGCATTAAGATTCACTATGCTTTTGGTGATTTTCTTGATAGCGCTTGGTGGTTGCACGGAATTTCTGGAAGAAGTGCCTACAGATGATCTAACCACTTCAGCAGATCTAACAAGTATAGAATATAAAGAACCTTTTACAATTGGACCTTATCGACGGTTGCAAAACTGGACCAGTGGTGCAGGAGACTGGGGAAATAATATTCCCTCTACAATGGAGTATCTCACTGGCGGCGCATACACAGATGAGCCACACGTACAGTTCAATAAATATGCGACCAATCAGGTAACAGGTAGTTTACTCGATGTATACAATAATCCATGGTATTATTGGTATTCAGGTGTACAAGACTGCAACCTCTCTATCCAGCAACTTCCTTTAATTGATATGAGTGAGTCAGAGCTTAATGAAGCTTTGGGAGAAGTACGTACCTTAAGAGCATTCTATTATTTTTGTATTGTACGCTACTGGGGCGATGCTATTCTTGTAACAGAACCAATAACAGATGTGTGGGAAACAGAGTTGCCTCGTACCAGCTTAAAAACAATTTATGATGAAGTAATTATTCCTGATCTCGAATTCGCAGTTCAAAATCTTTCGGCAGGCAGGTCGACTGATGGTCGCGTAACACAGGATGTCGCCCGGGCAATACTGGCAGATGTATATATGACCGTTGCCGGTTATCCGTACCAGGAAGTGGCTACCAATCCGGGTACTGACTGGTGCGGCACAGGGGCATGGTCAATGACCGAATATCCGGTTGCAAGTGGTCTTGAATTCCTGCAAAAGGCACAAACACAACTTAACGCCCTGTATAATAATGTATATACATTGGGAACCTATGATGATTTGCGCGATCCGGCTATGGACAATTTGGGGGAAGCAATATTTCAGGTGCAGTTTGATGCGCAACTCGGGGGAAATGGTCTCTTGCAACCATCTCTTCCTTTGTTAAGTGCGATTACCCCAAGTGAAGAAAACGGTACATTTACTCCATGGGTAGGATATTATAATTCCTATTCTGATGATGACTTGCGGAAACAGGAACGTCAGTTTTTCTTCACCTATGATTATTTATATTCCAATCCATCAGAGAGAGTTGATTTTGATGTTCCATATCTTTATAAGCAGTACGTTGAAGCAGCTGTTAAATCGACAGATGGTTCCGGTCTGAACTGGTCGCATTACCGTTATGGAGATATACTGTTAATGCTCACAGAAGTGAACTGGGCGTTAAAAGAATTAGGCCAGTCAGTATCTGACAACGACATCATAAAAGGAATTAACGAAATCAGGGAAAGAGCATTACTTCCTGCTTACACAGCAAGTGAGGTTGGTCTGAAAGAAATCTTAGCCGAAAGGGCATATGAGCTGATATTTGAAAATAAAATGCTCTGGGATCAGCGTCGTACGAGAAAATGCGTTGTATATGGCGATGGCGAAATTTCAGCTATTCAGAATTTCGTTGGTCATCAGCCTGCAATTTTCAACTTTGCTTTTGCTCCAATGCATTTATTATCACCTATTCCTGGTAACGAAATTGCCAGAAACGGGTTATCGCAACAGAATAGTGGGTATTTGCCTACACAAAATTAA
- a CDS encoding RNA polymerase sigma-70 factor, producing MKSVEKNSDKQLISELKSGNILAFNQFFEIYSSKLFYFAKGYLKSVEESEELVQEVFTTIWEKRGQLKEESSFKAYIFTIAFNIIKKHFRKKAQFRKFADNELLKEATIETTQQIDYNSLKDYILELTKSLPEKRREVFIKSRFEGHSNKEIADELGLSKKTIENHLNLALKEIRNKMGNKKLPVILFFFMFIK from the coding sequence TTGAAAAGTGTTGAGAAAAATAGTGACAAACAGTTAATTTCAGAATTGAAGTCGGGTAACATTTTAGCATTCAATCAATTTTTTGAAATTTACAGTTCAAAACTGTTCTATTTTGCTAAAGGATACCTGAAATCAGTGGAAGAATCAGAAGAGTTGGTGCAGGAAGTATTTACAACTATCTGGGAAAAACGCGGGCAACTAAAAGAAGAGAGCTCGTTTAAAGCGTATATATTTACCATTGCTTTCAATATTATAAAAAAACATTTCAGAAAAAAGGCACAGTTTCGGAAATTTGCTGATAATGAATTATTAAAAGAGGCAACGATTGAAACCACCCAACAAATAGACTATAATTCGCTAAAAGATTACATTCTTGAGTTGACAAAATCCCTTCCTGAAAAACGCCGTGAAGTTTTTATCAAAAGCAGATTTGAAGGACACAGCAATAAAGAAATAGCTGATGAACTGGGGCTTTCAAAAAAAACAATTGAAAATCACCTAAATCTTGCTTTAAAAGAAATCAGGAATAAAATGGGAAACAAAAAACTACCTGTTATCTTGTTTTTCTTTATGTTTATAAAATAA
- a CDS encoding FecR family protein: protein MKKKEISDLEMYFQNKESNSSWIEYLFEDENNEPDLKQQFNKKWNETVNRPTPEIDLKHILYKIHFDINTKEKDTQISMSRRLYNQISKIAVILLLPLLGLGIFLTIKQWNDTPQFSEIIAPKGEKVQFVLPDGSTGYLNSGSSLKYASSFRKKRRVELNGEGFFNVEHDKKTFTVQVQNMKVEVHGTRFNVCAYDDDSDIVTTLEEGSVSVVRDVDGEKIKIAPGQQAVYNKSTHEIKDKKVDVDLYVSWKDNMLRFQNAPFADVVKKMERWYDVKIVLDDKLKYTQRYTMTIKTESLREMLNLMIVTTPMKYEIKEDIVYITFKNCMPMK from the coding sequence ATGAAAAAAAAAGAAATATCAGACCTGGAAATGTATTTTCAAAATAAAGAATCAAACAGCAGTTGGATTGAGTACCTTTTTGAAGATGAAAACAATGAGCCTGATTTAAAACAGCAGTTCAATAAAAAATGGAATGAAACTGTCAACAGGCCAACTCCTGAGATTGACTTAAAACATATTCTTTATAAAATTCATTTCGATATCAATACCAAAGAAAAAGATACACAGATTTCAATGTCCAGACGTCTGTACAATCAAATCTCAAAAATTGCTGTAATACTATTGCTTCCGTTGCTGGGCTTAGGTATTTTTCTAACAATAAAACAATGGAATGATACACCGCAGTTTTCTGAAATCATTGCCCCAAAAGGCGAAAAGGTTCAGTTTGTTTTACCTGACGGATCAACGGGTTACTTAAATTCGGGATCGTCACTAAAATATGCATCCTCTTTTCGGAAGAAAAGGCGCGTGGAATTAAACGGAGAAGGCTTTTTTAACGTGGAGCACGATAAAAAAACATTTACAGTTCAGGTGCAAAATATGAAAGTAGAAGTTCACGGAACACGATTTAATGTGTGCGCATACGATGACGACTCCGACATTGTTACCACACTCGAAGAAGGAAGTGTCTCAGTTGTCCGGGATGTGGATGGGGAAAAAATAAAAATTGCACCCGGACAGCAGGCTGTTTATAACAAATCAACCCATGAAATAAAAGACAAAAAGGTAGATGTGGATCTCTATGTTTCGTGGAAAGACAATATGCTTAGATTTCAAAATGCTCCTTTTGCTGATGTGGTAAAAAAAATGGAGCGCTGGTATGATGTAAAAATCGTGTTGGATGACAAACTAAAATACACCCAGCGTTACACGATGACTATAAAAACGGAGAGCCTTCGTGAAATGCTTAACCTGATGATTGTTACCACACCCATGAAATATGAAATCAAGGAAGACATTGTTTATATAACTTTTAAAAATTGTATGCCAATGAAATAA
- a CDS encoding TonB-dependent receptor produces the protein MKLTITLILMALIQVNASVYSQTKLLNLKIERTSIESVLKEIENQSEFFFLYNTQQIDVGKKVDIDATDKTIEDVLETVLKETGIHYLIKDRQIVLYNGDVNSLIDAIEKSEIIGQQQNSVTGTVKDNSGQPLPGVTVVVKGTTQGTVTDVEGKYSISRIPEGATLLFSFVGMKSQEIAVGNQTKIDVVMQADAIGIEEVVAVGYGTMKRSDLTGAVTSVKGEQLESTPANTFVQTLQGRAAGVDIKSASNAPGGGIRIRIRGSNSINASSEPLYVIDGFPIDNNDVTPDGAGNNALPQSPLSTLSPNEIASVEILKDASATAIYGSRGANGVVLITTKRGQVGKSKIDFDYSVNVATVRKKLELCNAEELATLSNEWAANNDMDPIYDGINKPLPEELGEGTDWQDAIFRTALTHRYNLSISGGTENTKYLVSGDYLDQDGIIIESNFKRAGLRFNLDQKVSDKIKIGINANANHTVNDAVPSDGSGYQNDSPLWNALTTTPVIPIKDEEGNYVHNHDEAFKILENPVSIAKTRTDITYTNRMLGSAFADFEIINGLVFKANFGADLINSKRNVYIPNIAETQALPNVGVASIGSVQSTNWLAEYTLTYKKEFGTAHRLTAMAGYTAQSTKIENVFSRTDDFSTNKFEYNNLGAGSDPRPSTSHATEAGLLSYIGRVSYTYLDKYILTGTIRRDGSSKFGTDNKWGIFPSLGLAWRMSEENFLKGVEILSDLKLRSSYGVTGNQDIGSYSSLALYNTARPIIGGGPVIGFYPNRIPNPDLKWEKTTQFNIGADAVFWDGKFNFSAEYYIKTTNDLLLNVTIPNQSGYSSSVQNIGEVENKGLEFSLGFNNSFGQIGWNSSFNISFNRNKVISLPEGTERLLFNIGRGEAAYGRSIVIPGEPLGSFYGYHFMGIWQTEEEITEAGNTVGGKNRPGLPRYEDLNGDGFRDNDDDRKIVGDPNPDFIYGFSNEFTYKNFKLLIFINGSYGNEIANLNRIGLLTQPQKHNVLKIYYDQRWTGPGTGNTIEAPLHNAGEWKNFSDRDVEDGSYLRVKTISLSYNLPQNLFGLNWIRNAQIYVAGENLLTLTNYTGFDPEVDLYSSSNVQMGVDNGAYPSSKSVRIGVKLGF, from the coding sequence ATGAAACTAACGATAACACTAATCCTGATGGCACTGATACAGGTGAATGCCTCGGTCTATTCTCAGACAAAGTTGCTGAACCTAAAGATTGAGAGAACCTCAATCGAATCAGTTTTAAAAGAAATTGAGAACCAGAGTGAATTTTTCTTTTTATACAATACCCAACAAATTGATGTAGGCAAAAAAGTAGATATCGATGCAACAGACAAAACAATCGAGGATGTGTTGGAAACGGTACTAAAAGAAACCGGTATTCATTATTTAATAAAAGACCGACAGATTGTTTTATACAATGGCGACGTAAATTCACTAATCGATGCCATTGAAAAATCAGAGATTATCGGACAACAACAAAACTCGGTTACAGGAACCGTGAAGGATAACTCGGGGCAACCTCTTCCCGGAGTAACCGTGGTGGTAAAAGGAACCACACAGGGTACGGTAACCGACGTTGAAGGCAAATATTCTATATCCCGGATACCGGAAGGGGCAACACTTCTTTTTTCATTTGTAGGAATGAAAAGCCAGGAGATCGCTGTCGGAAATCAAACAAAAATTGATGTTGTAATGCAGGCAGATGCAATAGGAATTGAGGAAGTGGTTGCCGTGGGTTACGGAACGATGAAACGTTCTGACCTAACCGGTGCAGTTACTTCTGTAAAAGGAGAGCAGCTGGAAAGTACCCCGGCCAATACCTTTGTACAAACCCTGCAGGGCAGAGCTGCCGGAGTAGATATTAAGTCAGCTTCAAATGCACCCGGCGGCGGTATTCGTATAAGGATCAGGGGGTCGAACTCTATTAACGCATCCAGTGAACCACTTTATGTGATAGACGGATTTCCTATTGATAATAATGATGTAACTCCCGACGGCGCGGGAAATAATGCCCTTCCTCAAAGTCCGCTTTCAACACTTAGTCCCAATGAAATAGCCTCCGTCGAAATTTTAAAAGATGCTTCAGCCACAGCCATTTATGGCTCACGCGGGGCAAACGGAGTGGTACTAATCACAACCAAAAGAGGACAGGTTGGAAAATCAAAAATAGATTTTGATTATTCGGTAAATGTAGCCACTGTAAGAAAAAAACTGGAACTGTGTAATGCTGAAGAACTGGCAACGCTTTCCAATGAATGGGCTGCCAACAATGATATGGACCCCATTTATGACGGAATCAATAAGCCTCTTCCTGAAGAGCTGGGAGAAGGAACAGACTGGCAGGATGCCATATTCAGAACAGCATTAACACACCGATACAATCTTTCTATCTCCGGGGGAACAGAAAATACAAAGTATCTGGTTTCAGGGGATTACCTTGATCAGGATGGAATCATTATTGAATCCAACTTTAAACGTGCAGGTTTGAGGTTTAACCTGGATCAAAAAGTTAGTGATAAAATTAAAATCGGAATCAATGCAAATGCCAACCACACGGTAAACGATGCGGTTCCTTCCGACGGCTCGGGTTATCAAAATGATTCGCCTCTTTGGAATGCATTAACCACTACACCGGTTATCCCAATAAAAGATGAGGAAGGAAATTATGTTCATAATCATGATGAAGCATTTAAAATTCTTGAAAACCCGGTTTCTATTGCTAAAACAAGAACCGACATTACCTACACCAACCGTATGCTTGGAAGCGCTTTTGCAGATTTCGAAATAATAAACGGATTGGTTTTTAAAGCTAATTTTGGAGCTGACTTAATTAATTCAAAACGTAATGTTTATATTCCCAATATAGCGGAAACACAGGCTTTGCCCAATGTTGGTGTAGCATCTATTGGCTCTGTTCAAAGTACCAATTGGTTGGCAGAATATACCCTGACGTATAAAAAGGAATTTGGAACCGCACACCGACTCACTGCGATGGCAGGATATACAGCACAATCAACAAAAATTGAAAATGTATTTAGCAGAACAGATGATTTTTCAACCAATAAATTTGAATACAATAATTTAGGTGCCGGGTCAGATCCAAGGCCATCAACGAGCCATGCAACCGAAGCTGGCTTGCTTTCCTATATCGGCAGAGTAAGTTATACGTATTTAGATAAATATATATTAACAGGGACGATTCGCCGGGACGGCTCTTCAAAATTTGGTACCGATAATAAATGGGGAATATTTCCATCCCTTGGTCTTGCCTGGAGAATGAGCGAAGAAAACTTTTTGAAAGGAGTCGAAATACTTAGCGATTTAAAATTAAGAAGCAGTTATGGCGTTACCGGAAATCAGGATATAGGTTCGTACTCCTCTTTAGCTCTTTATAACACAGCCAGACCAATTATTGGGGGCGGCCCTGTTATTGGATTTTATCCAAACAGAATTCCCAACCCTGATTTGAAATGGGAAAAAACAACCCAGTTTAATATTGGTGCTGACGCTGTATTTTGGGATGGAAAATTCAATTTCTCAGCCGAATACTATATCAAAACAACAAACGATCTTTTGCTTAATGTAACAATCCCTAATCAATCAGGTTATAGTAGCTCGGTACAAAACATTGGTGAAGTTGAGAATAAAGGGCTTGAATTTAGCTTAGGTTTTAATAACTCTTTCGGACAGATAGGCTGGAATTCATCTTTTAATATTTCCTTTAACAGAAATAAGGTCATTTCACTACCGGAAGGTACAGAACGTTTGCTTTTTAATATTGGACGTGGCGAAGCTGCGTATGGTCGTTCCATAGTTATTCCAGGAGAACCTTTAGGTTCATTCTATGGCTACCATTTTATGGGAATATGGCAAACGGAAGAGGAAATTACAGAGGCAGGGAATACTGTTGGAGGTAAAAATCGTCCCGGATTACCCAGGTATGAGGATTTAAACGGTGACGGATTTAGAGACAACGATGATGACAGAAAAATAGTGGGAGATCCAAATCCTGATTTTATTTATGGCTTTTCAAATGAATTTACATACAAAAATTTCAAACTGCTGATATTTATTAACGGAAGTTATGGTAATGAAATCGCCAATTTGAACAGAATTGGACTTCTTACTCAGCCCCAGAAACACAATGTTTTAAAAATTTACTATGATCAGCGCTGGACCGGACCGGGTACCGGTAATACCATAGAAGCACCGTTGCATAACGCCGGAGAATGGAAAAACTTTAGCGACAGAGATGTGGAGGACGGTTCTTATCTGCGGGTAAAGACCATCAGTCTATCCTATAATTTACCTCAGAACTTATTTGGATTGAATTGGATTCGGAATGCTCAAATCTATGTAGCAGGCGAAAATCTTCTAACCCTCACCAACTATACCGGTTTCGATCCTGAAGTTGATTTGTATTCTTCCAGTAACGTTCAGATGGGAGTGGACAATGGTGCATATCCCTCCTCAAAAAGCGTTCGTATTGGCGTAAAACTTGGTTTTTAA